A segment of the Panicum hallii strain FIL2 chromosome 1, PHallii_v3.1, whole genome shotgun sequence genome:
CACCGGTATTATGAAGGTTTTCAAACATAATTTCTAACTTCTCTTCATTTTGCAGCCCTCTTGTCTTGAACCTTCCTGATCCTTTTATCTCCTGTAAATATGCCAATATTTGCTTAAATTCAAATCAAGTAAAATCTGTAAATAAAACAAATATAGATATTTATGTTTACTTTAGACATCTTCTTCCACCATTCATCGATCATGATAATATTCCCATTTCCATCCCATCCTAGACCGGTCTGCGCCTTTAATTGCTTCCAAATACTATGATCTGATTTCAACCTTTCCGATTTGTTCTTAAACTGCTTTCTAGTATACTCAAGTCCAGTTGCAGTTTTGAACTTTTGGATGACATTGTTATACCTAGCTTTGTTCAAATGAGTACTCGAACGATTTCCAATTAGCACTTCTTCTGCAAAAATATCACATACTATCCTAGTTCTCTCATCACTCCAAAAAGCCGTACTGCTCACATAAAAAGTCATATTAGCATCAGAAATACTACTATTGTTATACCAAAAACTACAACCATTAGGCAACTACCAAATTACTGCAATGATAGATAGGCACTCAAACAAAACAGTTCTATTTATTAAGGAATACAAAGCATCGATAAGCACCAAATGTGACACCCTTAGATTTCTAAATGGAAAGGTCCTGACGGTGCACTTATGAATATTTGGTAAGGACATGAAAGGTTCTGCTAGTGTTAGGGATTTTAAAGAGCAAAATGATGAACCTCCCTGGCACAGATCAAACACTTGGAAATGAATAAATAGAGATCACTATAATGGTACCAAATTACATATGTTGTGCAGTCATTTCTACCTTGCATCAGTTAACTCAATGTCATTGTCCATCCCGACCCCGATCGACGAAGGAGCAACTGGTGGCCTCCTGTTGCGTCCTCCACAGCTAGCTGTTGGTGCCTCACCAGCTGAAGGTGCGGTCGATGACGGTCCCGTGGGGTACGTGGGGATGAAGCCACCGGCAGGGGGCACTCCGGCAGCAGCATATGCAGGGCGAAAACCATGACCAGAGGGAACTCCGAACGCCGGGAACGATGGCAAGCTTCCGGCTGCCGGATTGGATTGACTCGCCACACCATCAGTTCCACTTTGGGCTCCTAATCCCGCGACACCACTGCTGGATCGAGACTTCCTCAAGCGATTCATCTGCATGCAAGGACAGGGATTAGTGGGACTGAAAATTACAGGTTCAAACTGCTGGATTTGAACTGCAATATCCAGCTGGTTGAGGACAACATGCATAATCTAAAAAAAATCTTGAGACCTGCATACAGCAAAGTATAGCAAGCAAAGGCCCAAccctagcggcggcggcgcctctgGTCTGTGCGCTGCTCCGTGGGAGCTTTTTTTGGGAGGCctcgtaccccttcgcgaattGTGGATCTAAAAGAAAATTGGTGCAATGGTGGGAGGGGGTTTTTGCAAAAATAATGTGAGCTGAAGCTGGACAAGCCACAAATCGTGGCTCCTCCCCTCTAATACAAAAATAGCTTCAGCTTTTTGATGAAGCTGGTTTAAGAAAATGGTGTTTGGTAGGGCTTAGGCTTTTTTTGAAGGAGAAGCCAAAGCTAAAGCCCTGCCAAACGGACCCTAAAATCAAGAGTGACCACTCTGCTAGTCTGCTTGCTATACAAGGGGCAACTGCGGATTTCCCGTGTAATCCAAGGGCCTCCCTGCACGGTTTTGCAACATCAGGACACCATTATTTGGGCCACGTAAAGCGCGATTATAAAACCCCGCACGCTACACGCCCCCTCTTCGCTCGCTTCCTTTCCGAGCCCAACGAACCCCTTTCCTCTCGGTTCGCGCTCGCCTTCCCCACCGCCATTACCATCCTCTCCCTGCAACAAGCTCTTGCCAACAAGGAGCCGCGCGCCTCGCCAGTCACCAGACGCCGGTTCGCCACCCCGATCCATGCAGCCGAGCGGCCGCGAAATgcagggcggaggcggcggcgggcaggacGACTTCTTCGACCAGATGCTGTCCACGCTGCCGGCCGCGTGGTCCGAGCTCGGCTCCGGCAAGTCCCCCTGGGAGCTCCCCGCGGGGGCCTCCGAGGACGCCGCGTTCGACGAGTCCGCGCTCCTCGCCTCGCGGCTCCGCCACCACcagatcggcggcggcggggacaaGCCCGTCATGCTCCACCTCAGCGACCTGCacggcctcgccgccggcgtggaggacggcggcgccgcAGGGTTCCTGCCGCTGCCTCTGTTCACCGACCGGGCGAGGGAGGACATGGATGCCACCTTCAAGTCACCCAATGCCGTTGTAAGATGTTTATTAAttctgctccgctctgcctgCCTCCTGCAGAGATTTCATTTTGCCCCGTCGCTGACATGGTTTTGGGGTTTTGCAGGGAGGCGACCAGACACTGTACAACGGATTCGGAGCCGCCGGGATGCATGGTGCCGCCGCTGTGCAGCCGCAGTTCGGGCAGGTACGCCGGCCAAGAACCAGTGCCCGCATCACGTTCATCAGGACGATTGCACTCTCAATTATTCAGCAATCACTTTGCTTCTGCACTCATGGCGCAAGCAACTGGCAAAGATACTAGAATTTCTTTTTCATTTTTGAAACGGAAGCTACTAGAATTTCAATTCTTCATTTTTCTGGCAAGTTTGGTTTTTCTTGGTTGATCAATTGGGCTCAGAAAGCCGTTTCTTTTATCCTCGTCTGGTCAAAGGGCGGGTCAATGCCGGCGCAGAGCTTcggaggaggcgcagccgcgCGTGGCGGCGGGTCGGCACCGGCAGGTGCTCCGGCCGCCGGAGCGTCGTCGGGGGGaggggccgcgccgccgcgacaGCAGCGTGTGCGGGCGAGGAGGGGACAAGCGACTGACCCTCACAGCATCGCCGAACGTGTACGCCACTCTCCCACCACCTTTCCCTTCTCCCTCCATTTTTTAATGCCTGCATCACTGTACCCCTCCTGTGCTCTTGTGCCTGGAGCTCCACAATTCTCGGACGCCAGTTTGACCTCTCACAGACCTCAATTTCACAGTCCCTTGCTCCAATTTAAGCTGCAAAGTTTGGCCACAAATTTTGGTTTCAGTGTTCAGATACAGCAGAGAATTAGAGATGAACTGTAGGACAATTTCGGCTGT
Coding sequences within it:
- the LOC112887126 gene encoding transcription factor bHLH82-like, producing the protein MQPSGREMQGGGGGGQDDFFDQMLSTLPAAWSELGSGKSPWELPAGASEDAAFDESALLASRLRHHQIGGGGDKPVMLHLSDLHGLAAGVEDGGAAGFLPLPLFTDRAREDMDATFKSPNAVGGDQTLYNGFGAAGMHGAAAVQPQFGQGGSMPAQSFGGGAAARGGGSAPAGAPAAGASSGGGAAPPRQQRVRARRGQATDPHSIAERLRRERIAERMKALQELVPNANKTDKASMLDEIIDYVKFLQLQVKVLSMSRLGGAAGVGPLVANMSAEGNGNGNATSDSGDGNAANGGGNGENGGGSLKVTEQQVARLMEEDMGTAMQYLQGKGLCLMPISLASAISSATSSSLLSRPSIGSMGSARGPAHEGGNPASPPLMNGAGGDDSRTVKDAGAGSKQ